In Anas acuta chromosome 6, bAnaAcu1.1, whole genome shotgun sequence, the following are encoded in one genomic region:
- the CD28 gene encoding T-cell-specific surface glycoprotein CD28: MLLGILVVLCFIPAADVTENKILVAQHPLLIVANKTANLVCNYSYNGTGKEFRASLHKGTNSAVEVCFISWNKTKSSSNSNKEFNCQGTFYEDKVIFNLWNMNANQTDIYFCKIEAMYPPPYVYNEKSNGTVIHVKETPVQTQEPQSAISYWVMVAVTGLLAFYSILITAIFISYWQKSKKNRYHQSDYMNMTPRHPPYQKNKGYPSYAPTRDYTAYRSWQP; encoded by the exons ATGCTCCTGGGGATCCTCGTGGTGCTCTGCTTCATCCCCGCTGCCGATGTAACAG aaaacaagattttagTGGCTCAGCATCCTCTGCTCATCGTAGCCAACAAAACGGCAAACCTAGTCTGCAACTACTCATACAATGGAACAGGGAAGGAATTTCGAGCTTCGCTGCACAAAGGAACAAACAGTGCAGTTGAAGTCTGCTTTATTTCATGGAACAAGACCAAATCTAGCAGTAATTCCAATAAAGAATTCAACTGCCAGGGGACTTTTTATGAAGACAAAGTAATCTTCAATCTTTGGAACATGAATGCCAACCAAACTGACATCTACTTCTGCAAAATTGAGGCCATGTATCCACCTCCATATGTCTACAATGAGAAGAGCAACGGGACCGTCATTCATGTGAAAG AGACACCTGTCCAAACACAAGAGCCTCAGTCTGCAATTTCTTACTGGGTTATGGTGGCAGTGACGGGACTTCTTGCTTTCTACAGTATCCTAATAACTGCAATCTTTATTAGCTACTGG CAAAAGTCCAAGAAGAACAGGTACCACCAGAGTGACTACATGAACATGACTCCCCGGCACCCACCCTACCAGAAGAACAAGGGTTACCCATCCTATGCACCAACACGAGACTACACTGCGTATCGCTCCTGGCAGCCGTGA